In Clostridium sporogenes, one genomic interval encodes:
- a CDS encoding CpaF family protein — MNYYKNKEEIDLTNFNFELLIQTIRPIMLRYSDLNGKDLKIQLRIVIKQHLLKSTYRSYAASNSTIDRITEEVYRKMYGLNVIDKYLALPDVTDVFVLGTKIMYIENGTRKLAPEKLTIDEVTVIYKKIASDAEISISTEEPSKDCELLDGSRVKLIIPPESTEPYIIIRKHNLASASLDELALMGLELPINTIKEPAIKKISKNETENLIEIGQNQDIREYCKQAIIQRKNIVFVGDTGAGKTTFMNSLTYYIQKNHIVAVLEDTRELLLPLPYVYYLKTRKADGGSKPISYEDILNDCLRANPDRIMLTEVRTPESAYSLVHVLNSGHTGSMTSIHSKSALLSLERLEMLIKEHKPMDDRTLRLLISKAVDIVIFISLEEDDDGNKIGRMIKEIVEIHGINDDNSYKTKYVLKNYIEQ, encoded by the coding sequence ATGAATTATTATAAAAACAAAGAAGAAATAGACTTAACAAATTTTAATTTCGAATTATTAATACAAACTATTAGACCTATAATGTTAAGATATTCAGATCTTAATGGAAAAGACTTGAAAATTCAATTAAGGATTGTAATAAAACAACATCTATTGAAATCTACTTATAGATCTTATGCAGCTTCAAACAGCACTATTGATAGAATAACTGAAGAAGTTTATAGAAAAATGTATGGGTTAAATGTCATAGATAAATACCTAGCTTTGCCAGATGTTACAGACGTATTTGTGTTGGGCACTAAAATCATGTATATAGAAAATGGTACAAGGAAATTAGCACCTGAAAAATTAACTATAGATGAAGTAACAGTTATTTATAAAAAAATTGCTTCTGATGCAGAAATATCAATATCTACTGAAGAACCTTCAAAAGACTGTGAATTATTGGATGGCTCTCGTGTAAAATTGATTATTCCTCCTGAATCAACTGAGCCTTATATAATTATCAGAAAACATAACTTAGCATCTGCATCTTTAGATGAATTAGCATTAATGGGATTAGAACTTCCTATTAATACAATAAAAGAACCTGCTATTAAAAAAATTTCTAAAAATGAAACTGAAAATCTAATCGAAATTGGACAAAATCAGGACATCAGAGAATATTGTAAACAAGCTATTATCCAAAGAAAAAATATTGTATTTGTTGGTGATACTGGTGCTGGTAAAACTACATTTATGAATTCACTAACTTATTATATACAAAAAAATCACATAGTAGCTGTTTTAGAAGATACAAGAGAATTATTGTTGCCATTACCTTATGTGTATTATCTTAAAACAAGAAAAGCTGATGGTGGAAGTAAGCCCATTAGCTATGAAGATATATTAAATGATTGTCTACGTGCCAATCCTGATAGGATTATGCTTACAGAAGTTCGTACACCAGAAAGTGCTTATTCATTAGTACATGTTCTAAATTCTGGACATACAGGTAGCATGACCAGTATTCATAGCAAAAGTGCTTTGTTATCACTGGAACGTCTAGAAATGCTTATAAAAGAACATAAACCAATGGATGATAGAACTTTAAGATTATTAATTTCGAAAGCAGTTGATATAGTAATTTTTATATCTTTAGAAGAAGATGATGATGGAAATAAAATAGGTCGTATGATCAAAGAAATAGTTGAAATTCATGGAATAAATGATGATAATTCTTATAAAACAAAATATGTATTAAAAAACTATATTGAACAATAG
- a CDS encoding type II secretion system F family protein, with translation MLLAISFLLSISLFIFFMCFILYKEYRVNKIQNDLKRQLADKSHKEKFSILKFFNINIEKIERKFLKAGINADVENIIFSYLLIATLILIIGIIINNTILSLIVPIVLGAIGYAYIEHKGTNRVIEINKQFINALIDIGDYLRIDSNLSNAIKNVTPNVAYPLKGEFIYIIKEIDSNTNILDALKNFDYRVNSTVVNTWVDSMLFANDKRANVSDLCIKHSVKVRKRLTQNEKLNAKLSGLKFISIMIMIILLGMAFMMFGSSPEFKDFLHESFGRVLALITGISYTVTTVFIFRKINKEVTIL, from the coding sequence GTGTTATTAGCAATATCATTTTTATTATCTATAAGTCTATTTATATTTTTTATGTGTTTTATTTTATATAAAGAATATAGGGTAAATAAAATACAAAATGATTTAAAAAGACAATTAGCAGATAAAAGCCACAAAGAAAAATTTAGCATTTTAAAGTTTTTTAACATAAATATAGAAAAAATAGAACGTAAATTTCTCAAAGCAGGTATAAACGCAGATGTTGAAAACATTATTTTTTCTTATTTATTAATAGCTACATTAATATTGATTATAGGAATTATTATTAACAACACTATTCTATCTTTAATTGTCCCTATTGTATTGGGGGCAATAGGATATGCATATATAGAACATAAAGGTACAAATAGGGTAATAGAGATAAATAAACAATTTATTAATGCACTTATTGATATAGGCGATTATTTAAGAATAGATAGTAACCTAAGCAATGCCATTAAAAATGTTACTCCTAATGTAGCCTATCCATTAAAAGGGGAGTTTATATATATTATTAAAGAAATAGATAGTAATACTAATATATTAGATGCTTTAAAGAATTTTGATTATAGAGTAAACAGTACTGTAGTTAATACTTGGGTAGATTCAATGTTGTTTGCTAATGATAAAAGAGCAAATGTTTCTGATTTATGTATAAAGCATTCTGTTAAAGTAAGAAAAAGATTAACACAAAATGAAAAACTTAATGCCAAATTATCAGGTCTAAAATTTATTTCGATTATGATTATGATTATTCTTTTAGGTATGGCCTTTATGATGTTTGGTAGTTCTCCTGAATTTAAGGATTTCTTACATGAGTCATTCGGTAGAGTATTAGCTTTAATTACAGGTATCTCTTATACCGTAACTACAGTATTCATATTTAGAAAAATTAATAAAGAAGTAACTATTTTATAA
- a CDS encoding type II secretion system F family protein, translating to MKIKNPFLKDKIIKKVIKEDKFDKISREMHAIEKLNIFGIEVTSVSELFSFIAIVWGILSVILLLALLNKSNLKALIILLIGTNILLYAKIKDPIDKYKESFLKDNELPAVLETLIQGLQIGMPVYSILLYISNNKKGNTADLINLCVTKVNSGMDINKALREVAEKSLNDYFLRMALIIEKTDRSVMNLDKQLEYLQQDMEEERINIKTEHADKLDNALFFPMLIGYFIPLIIMILVPLLRQMTKLQGM from the coding sequence ATGAAGATAAAAAACCCATTTTTAAAAGATAAAATAATTAAAAAAGTAATTAAAGAAGATAAGTTTGACAAAATTAGTCGTGAAATGCATGCAATCGAAAAACTAAATATATTTGGTATTGAAGTAACATCTGTATCAGAACTATTTTCTTTTATTGCTATTGTATGGGGCATATTATCGGTTATATTATTATTAGCTTTGCTAAATAAGAGCAATTTAAAGGCCCTCATTATATTACTTATAGGTACTAATATTTTATTGTATGCCAAAATTAAAGATCCCATAGATAAGTATAAAGAGAGCTTTTTAAAAGACAATGAATTGCCAGCTGTATTAGAAACTCTTATACAAGGTCTCCAAATAGGTATGCCTGTATATTCAATATTACTATATATTTCAAATAACAAAAAAGGTAATACTGCAGATTTAATAAATCTATGTGTAACAAAAGTAAATTCTGGTATGGATATTAATAAAGCCTTAAGAGAAGTAGCTGAAAAAAGCCTAAATGATTACTTCTTAAGAATGGCTTTAATTATAGAAAAAACTGATAGAAGTGTTATGAATTTAGATAAACAATTAGAATATTTACAACAAGATATGGAGGAAGAAAGAATAAATATTAAAACAGAACATGCTGATAAATTAGATAATGCATTGTTTTTCCCTATGTTAATAGGTTATTTTATCCCTTTAATTATAATGATTTTAGTGCCTTTACTTAGACAAATGACTAAATTACAAGGAATGTAA
- a CDS encoding sporulation transcriptional regulator SpoIIID — translation MSLCNKMQERIIEEANYIITTKHTIRATAKAFNISKSTIYLDVTSRLFSINKDLYYEVRQVLEFNKKWRYSRGGKACQIRKREKSLNN, via the coding sequence ATGTCCTTATGTAATAAAATGCAAGAACGTATTATAGAAGAAGCTAATTATATTATAACGACTAAGCATACTATTAGAGCAACTGCTAAAGCATTTAACATAAGTAAATCAACTATATATTTAGATGTAACTTCCCGTTTATTTAGCATTAATAAAGATTTGTATTATGAAGTAAGGCAAGTCTTAGAATTTAATAAAAAATGGCGTTATTCAAGGGGTGGTAAAGCATGTCAAATAAGAAAAAGAGAAAAATCATTAAACAATTAA
- a CDS encoding TadE/TadG family type IV pilus assembly protein → MSNKKKRKIIKQLNKQGISGTVEAAGMLFIFVLLVGLIIQIMMLSTAQNVVISTAAEGARAGSRVGPALSHTVAKQTVNNYGSGLLSNWNKNATVNTSGGGGIGKELKVTVSYKVPSIAILFPSQTVSGSGSQIVEEMQ, encoded by the coding sequence ATGTCAAATAAGAAAAAGAGAAAAATCATTAAACAATTAAATAAACAAGGTATTTCTGGTACTGTTGAAGCTGCAGGAATGCTATTTATTTTTGTATTACTCGTAGGATTAATAATACAAATTATGATGCTCAGTACTGCTCAAAATGTAGTTATATCTACTGCTGCTGAAGGAGCTAGAGCAGGATCTAGAGTTGGGCCAGCACTTTCTCATACCGTTGCCAAACAAACTGTTAATAATTATGGTTCTGGTTTATTAAGTAATTGGAATAAAAATGCTACTGTTAATACATCTGGGGGTGGAGGTATAGGTAAAGAATTAAAGGTAACTGTTTCTTATAAAGTTCCAAGTATAGCAATACTATTTCCTTCTCAAACTGTTAGTGGATCAGGATCGCAAATAGTTGAAGAAATGCAATAA
- a CDS encoding Tad domain-containing protein, whose amino-acid sequence MIKKFKLNKKGSSLLFAYISLLIIAFIMAMFQYNALILFNYRNKLYQTADMAARTVAWEVYTTNKQYIISHGSLPTNWSNNSHLINKANKVFSSQGISGVNITIRPNGNSVKLECRKTFPYTDIKLTPSGFKKVKTTQAFDFFGYSRIKNISRKS is encoded by the coding sequence ATGATTAAAAAATTTAAGTTAAATAAAAAAGGCTCTAGTTTATTGTTTGCATATATATCGCTATTAATAATAGCTTTTATTATGGCTATGTTTCAATATAACGCTTTAATTTTATTTAATTATAGGAATAAGTTATATCAAACAGCAGATATGGCTGCTAGAACAGTAGCCTGGGAAGTATATACAACCAATAAGCAATATATCATATCACACGGTTCTTTACCTACTAATTGGAGTAATAATTCTCATTTAATTAATAAAGCCAATAAAGTATTTTCTTCTCAAGGAATATCTGGGGTTAATATTACTATAAGACCAAATGGTAATTCTGTTAAGCTAGAATGTAGAAAAACTTTTCCTTATACTGATATTAAACTTACCCCAAGTGGCTTTAAAAAAGTAAAGACTACACAAGCCTTTGACTTCTTCGGATATTCTAGAATAAAAAATATTTCAAGGAAGAGCTGA
- a CDS encoding prepilin peptidase, with the protein MSIIILYIIVPVLLFICSIYDLKKGEIENYWSYILGAVGIIYSIFANQFKSNFCAALIIFIALYSVYIFSALIGKYGLGGADVRILTALALSIGYNILSIIIISSVLNIIYILFKSLFTRQKLNSICTKYVPFILVGYTITLFLINK; encoded by the coding sequence ATGTCTATCATTATATTATATATCATAGTTCCTGTATTATTGTTTATCTGTTCAATATACGATCTCAAAAAAGGAGAAATAGAAAATTATTGGTCCTATATATTAGGGGCTGTTGGTATTATATACTCTATCTTTGCTAATCAGTTTAAAAGTAATTTCTGCGCTGCACTAATTATATTCATTGCTTTATATTCTGTGTATATATTTAGTGCTTTAATTGGTAAATATGGTCTTGGAGGAGCTGATGTACGTATTTTAACAGCTTTGGCTTTATCTATCGGGTACAATATATTAAGCATAATTATAATATCCTCTGTTTTGAATATTATATATATTCTTTTTAAGTCCTTGTTTACAAGGCAAAAGCTTAATAGCATTTGTACTAAATATGTTCCATTTATATTGGTGGGATATACTATTACACTATTTTTAATTAATAAATAA
- a CDS encoding ParM/StbA family protein: protein MNKYTIAIDLGYGQIKGINQDNKRVIFPSIISSGKDRSLDTFFNSIDNIVDNIHVKILDEYFNEKEYFVGELAKRQPSNSSFINRDNKINSEENKVLLATALGLLIPNDLSNDTKIHIVTGLPLEHFIKQKQALNDMLKDFEHTIKFVDHNFSRNIKFEESNITLFPQGAGAIFSKINNDISSLLIKETFIGLIDVGFKTTDIVVFRINKDKEPVFEQEMSATLDGLGMINIYNTMDKAFTDNSRDGSKLNTEQLMLLCEEGKIFFKGDYIDLKKDLIKARKTLSTNIINKADGLWGSRKNSFNSIMIAGGGGKVLYNHLKLIEPNMCQLIDNPEFANAIGYLEFGKQFK from the coding sequence ATGAATAAATATACGATTGCAATAGATTTAGGCTATGGACAAATAAAAGGTATTAATCAAGATAATAAAAGAGTTATTTTCCCTTCCATAATAAGTAGTGGTAAAGATAGAAGTTTAGATACATTTTTTAATTCAATAGATAACATAGTAGATAATATACATGTCAAAATATTGGATGAATATTTCAATGAAAAAGAATATTTTGTAGGAGAATTAGCCAAAAGACAGCCTAGCAATTCATCTTTCATTAATAGGGACAATAAAATTAATTCAGAAGAAAATAAAGTTTTACTAGCCACTGCTTTAGGATTATTAATTCCTAATGATCTATCTAATGATACTAAAATTCATATCGTCACTGGATTACCATTAGAACATTTTATCAAGCAAAAACAGGCATTAAATGATATGCTTAAAGACTTTGAGCATACTATTAAATTTGTAGATCATAATTTTAGCAGGAACATAAAGTTTGAAGAAAGCAATATTACTTTATTTCCTCAAGGTGCAGGTGCAATTTTTTCTAAAATTAATAATGATATCAGTTCTTTATTAATTAAAGAAACTTTTATAGGCTTAATTGATGTAGGCTTTAAAACCACAGATATAGTTGTATTTAGAATTAACAAAGATAAAGAACCTGTGTTTGAACAAGAAATGTCTGCTACTTTGGACGGTCTAGGAATGATAAACATATATAATACTATGGATAAAGCTTTTACAGATAATTCTCGTGATGGAAGTAAGCTGAATACAGAGCAATTAATGCTGTTATGTGAGGAAGGTAAAATATTTTTCAAAGGAGACTACATTGATTTAAAAAAAGATCTAATTAAAGCAAGAAAGACCTTAAGCACAAATATTATCAATAAAGCTGATGGACTATGGGGAAGTAGAAAAAATTCCTTTAATTCCATTATGATAGCAGGTGGTGGTGGTAAGGTTTTGTACAACCATCTAAAATTAATAGAACCTAATATGTGCCAATTAATTGATAATCCTGAATTTGCTAATGCTATAGGATATTTAGAATTTGGTAAACAATTTAAATAG
- a CDS encoding VirD4-like conjugal transfer protein, CD1115 family → MNILNILKKALKKSTRKIIYTVLYIFSMIYATTPAILVTKNMLDPKNKGKITEVLKYNELYKKPFTTLKYFFINPSLWLSVFSIIIITAILIVIIVFLNKEKQGINNNVKYLKDNGTHGTANWMDEEESKQLLNIGNRVDGIIYGALNGKNVALPFDTWKFNKNVAIFGAPGTGKSRFYLRTVVCQLVQNKKSIVITDPKGELMRDLKVFLESQGYDVKVFNLVNMKNSHRWNPLNEVTDDLSAQVFSQTIIDNTKPVGSKGDEFWEKGEQNLLKALTLYVIYELPESERNLREMYSLLAGKDVKEMDRLFSALPGDHPAKQPYKLFSQSADNVRSGMIIGLGTRLQVFQNQLVQALTETSDIDLSAPAKKPCAYFCITSDMTSTFDFLSGLFFSFLFINLVNYADLHSGKCDPEVYFMLDEFPNIASIPDFQKKISTMRSRGVHCHVIFQNIAQLQNRYPNFGWSEIIGNCDSKLFLGCTDLLTAEFVSKLLGITTVEDSSNSKSGGLEGLFDFGKNTTRATKRNLLNPDEILQFPTDKEILMLKGQKPLILDKRSYEFHPLSKNFRPIEITDFEPEWSKGKDFSYHKKSPIDDIEPISSINKDIENMIKDSNIEDMIKNEKTTSSKKTNKKSNKNSNQISLNDFFN, encoded by the coding sequence ATGAATATATTAAATATTTTAAAAAAGGCTTTAAAAAAATCAACTAGAAAAATTATATACACTGTTCTTTATATTTTCTCCATGATATATGCTACTACCCCAGCAATTTTAGTAACTAAAAATATGCTAGACCCTAAGAATAAAGGAAAAATAACTGAGGTTTTAAAATATAACGAACTTTATAAAAAACCATTTACTACATTAAAGTATTTTTTTATTAATCCAAGCTTATGGTTATCCGTATTTTCTATAATAATTATTACAGCCATATTAATTGTCATAATAGTTTTTTTAAATAAAGAAAAACAAGGAATAAATAATAATGTAAAATACTTAAAAGATAACGGAACGCATGGAACTGCTAATTGGATGGATGAAGAAGAATCAAAACAATTATTAAACATAGGAAATAGAGTAGATGGAATAATTTATGGAGCTTTAAATGGGAAAAATGTAGCTCTGCCATTTGATACTTGGAAATTTAATAAGAACGTAGCTATATTTGGTGCTCCTGGTACTGGTAAATCTAGATTTTATTTAAGAACAGTAGTATGTCAACTTGTCCAGAATAAAAAAAGCATAGTGATAACAGATCCTAAGGGGGAATTAATGAGAGATTTAAAAGTATTTCTCGAAAGTCAAGGATATGATGTAAAAGTATTTAATTTAGTTAATATGAAGAACTCTCATAGATGGAACCCTTTGAATGAAGTAACTGATGATTTATCTGCTCAAGTATTTTCACAAACAATAATAGATAATACAAAACCTGTTGGTTCAAAGGGTGATGAATTCTGGGAAAAGGGAGAACAGAACTTATTAAAAGCACTAACCTTATATGTTATATATGAATTACCTGAAAGCGAAAGAAATCTAAGAGAGATGTATTCTTTATTAGCAGGTAAAGATGTTAAAGAAATGGACAGATTATTTAGTGCGCTACCTGGTGATCATCCAGCTAAGCAGCCATACAAATTGTTTAGCCAAAGTGCTGATAATGTAAGAAGCGGTATGATAATAGGATTAGGGACTAGGCTACAAGTGTTTCAGAACCAACTTGTCCAAGCATTAACAGAGACCAGCGATATAGATCTAAGCGCTCCTGCAAAAAAACCATGCGCATATTTTTGTATAACATCAGATATGACTTCAACATTTGATTTTCTAAGTGGACTATTTTTTTCATTTCTATTTATAAATTTAGTCAATTATGCGGACCTGCATAGTGGTAAATGTGATCCTGAAGTATATTTTATGTTAGATGAATTCCCTAATATAGCAAGCATTCCAGATTTTCAAAAGAAAATAAGTACAATGAGATCTAGAGGAGTTCATTGCCATGTTATATTCCAAAATATAGCCCAGCTTCAAAATAGATATCCCAATTTTGGATGGTCCGAAATAATAGGAAACTGTGATAGTAAATTATTTTTAGGATGTACAGATTTATTAACAGCTGAATTTGTTTCAAAATTATTAGGAATAACAACCGTAGAAGACTCCTCAAATAGTAAAAGCGGCGGCTTAGAGGGATTATTTGATTTTGGGAAAAATACAACAAGAGCAACTAAAAGGAACCTGTTAAATCCAGATGAAATTTTACAGTTTCCTACAGATAAAGAAATACTAATGCTGAAAGGTCAAAAACCATTAATTCTAGATAAAAGATCTTACGAATTTCATCCATTAAGCAAGAACTTTAGGCCTATAGAAATAACAGACTTTGAACCCGAATGGTCAAAAGGAAAAGATTTTTCTTATCACAAAAAATCTCCTATAGATGATATAGAACCAATAAGTTCAATAAATAAAGATATAGAAAATATGATTAAAGATAGTAATATAGAAGATATGATAAAAAATGAAAAAACTACTAGTAGCAAGAAAACTAATAAAAAATCAAATAAAAATTCAAATCAAATATCACTAAATGACTTTTTCAATTAA
- a CDS encoding LysM peptidoglycan-binding domain-containing protein, with product MKKTFKKQIAILLTILIISLLATIKIENKKLLGRYNNNIEYKEYKVENGDSIEGIAKKYATNTMPVKKIKIKIQIKNNVNELIYPGDILLVPTVAN from the coding sequence ATGAAAAAAACATTCAAAAAACAAATTGCGATATTGCTAACAATTTTAATAATTAGTTTATTAGCAACTATAAAAATAGAAAATAAAAAATTGTTGGGGAGATACAATAACAATATAGAATACAAAGAATATAAAGTTGAAAATGGGGATTCTATAGAAGGAATTGCTAAAAAATATGCAACTAATACAATGCCAGTAAAAAAAATTAAAATAAAAATTCAAATAAAAAACAATGTAAATGAACTAATATATCCTGGAGATATATTACTAGTTCCTACAGTAGCTAATTAA
- a CDS encoding S1 RNA-binding domain-containing protein, whose product MNKGTEIFASKHSKKILTAHITGIEERSFNEKPTDCAIIQDFDGYKIILPSFVMNVREDRSVLRSLVGSEIDFIVVGIQEDEKIAVASRLAAMEIKRKADLIKHEAGETISCRVVAIGASDIVVEFMGLETKINKKEVDYGYIKDLRKYAQVGDRIQAKILEIDAENQILQLSMKALKPSPIEIVEKNYPKNSEHAGKIVNIENFGIFIELQQGIVILCPPPNWANFNPNIGDTYLVRIKRIDRERERVSGTLVRLIKTTTI is encoded by the coding sequence ATGAATAAAGGAACAGAAATTTTTGCAAGTAAACATTCAAAAAAAATATTAACAGCACATATAACTGGAATAGAAGAAAGATCATTTAACGAAAAACCTACAGATTGTGCAATAATACAAGATTTTGATGGCTATAAAATAATACTTCCATCATTTGTTATGAATGTTAGAGAAGATAGAAGTGTCTTAAGAAGTTTAGTGGGAAGTGAAATAGATTTTATAGTTGTAGGCATCCAAGAAGATGAAAAAATAGCTGTAGCATCAAGGTTAGCTGCTATGGAAATTAAAAGAAAAGCAGATCTAATAAAACATGAAGCTGGTGAAACAATCAGCTGTAGAGTTGTAGCTATCGGAGCATCTGACATAGTAGTAGAATTTATGGGACTGGAAACCAAGATTAATAAAAAAGAAGTTGATTATGGATATATAAAAGATTTAAGAAAATATGCTCAAGTTGGAGATAGAATACAAGCTAAAATATTAGAAATTGACGCTGAAAATCAAATATTACAGTTATCTATGAAAGCACTAAAACCAAGCCCAATAGAGATAGTAGAAAAAAACTATCCTAAAAACAGTGAACATGCTGGAAAAATAGTGAATATAGAAAATTTCGGCATTTTTATTGAGCTTCAACAAGGAATAGTAATACTATGTCCTCCACCAAACTGGGCAAACTTTAATCCTAATATTGGTGATACCTATTTAGTTCGAATAAAGAGAATAGATCGTGAAAGAGAAAGAGTATCTGGTACATTAGTAAGATTAATTAAAACAACAACTATATAA
- a CDS encoding sigma-70 family RNA polymerase sigma factor — MKRDIKINKNNIQKLSFEEVLEKYSNLITKYAYKWIKYGFEDIKQIAHLAVWKAFNTYDVSKDINFSTYANKIISTEILLHIRDNYQKGWEMDSVSNSLDNIIYNDGEKEQRFIDNIEDINAEDELVNKSHINLILNKLPQNDKNLIIDYYLKDKSQTEIAIERRVSQTQICRKIKSILTYLKLREGTEIIDTKKEKQNNINFVNKIQFGDQLIFDCVNEIKESKKEVKKMCTKRKYTKQSKLEKILKYLEYMEINENNALNDDKCFSMLNYETSCRTSNNFSIHHFEQIKINI; from the coding sequence ATGAAAAGAGATATAAAAATAAATAAAAATAACATACAAAAATTAAGCTTTGAAGAAGTGCTAGAAAAATACTCTAACTTAATAACCAAATATGCTTATAAGTGGATAAAGTATGGTTTTGAAGATATTAAACAAATTGCCCATTTAGCAGTATGGAAAGCATTTAATACATATGATGTAAGCAAAGACATTAATTTTAGCACATATGCAAATAAGATTATATCTACAGAAATTTTATTACACATAAGAGACAACTATCAGAAAGGTTGGGAAATGGATAGTGTTAGTAATAGTCTAGATAATATTATTTATAATGATGGAGAAAAAGAGCAGCGTTTTATAGATAATATAGAAGATATAAACGCTGAAGACGAATTAGTAAATAAAAGTCATATTAACTTAATATTAAATAAATTACCCCAAAATGATAAAAACTTAATTATAGATTATTACTTAAAAGATAAAAGTCAAACAGAAATAGCAATAGAAAGGAGAGTATCCCAAACACAAATATGTAGAAAGATTAAATCAATATTAACTTATTTAAAATTAAGGGAAGGAACTGAAATTATAGATACAAAAAAAGAAAAGCAAAATAATATAAACTTTGTTAATAAGATTCAATTTGGAGATCAATTAATATTTGATTGTGTAAATGAGATTAAAGAAAGTAAAAAAGAAGTAAAGAAAATGTGTACAAAAAGAAAATATACTAAACAAAGTAAATTAGAAAAAATATTAAAATATCTAGAATATATGGAAATTAATGAAAATAACGCATTAAATGACGATAAATGTTTTTCAATGTTAAATTATGAAACAAGCTGTCGTACATCAAACAATTTTTCCATACATCATTTTGAACAAATTAAAATAAATATTTAA
- a CDS encoding sigma-70 family RNA polymerase sigma factor produces the protein MNNDKSDIDTILNNFQELINIISKKYKTKYPFVELDELQQIGRIAILNSYENFNKDKGSLEGYIYVCVKNDMKKYVLKAYRKAKIEKPIFDIVNIDTKNNELSDLEYTATIKQSLSKIHNQKDKDILEQLLLENKTQENIAQNINCSQSTVSYRIKRCANLLKNDLRCFYG, from the coding sequence TTGAATAATGATAAATCTGATATAGATACTATATTAAACAATTTTCAAGAATTAATTAATATAATATCCAAAAAATATAAAACAAAATATCCTTTTGTCGAATTAGATGAATTACAGCAAATAGGAAGAATTGCCATATTAAACTCTTACGAAAATTTTAACAAAGATAAAGGGTCTCTAGAAGGATATATATATGTGTGCGTAAAAAATGACATGAAGAAGTATGTTTTAAAAGCATATAGAAAAGCCAAAATAGAAAAACCTATTTTTGACATAGTCAATATAGATACTAAAAATAACGAATTATCCGACCTAGAGTATACCGCTACTATAAAACAGTCATTAAGTAAAATTCATAATCAAAAAGATAAAGATATATTAGAGCAATTATTATTAGAAAATAAAACTCAAGAAAATATAGCACAAAATATAAATTGTTCTCAAAGTACTGTTAGTTATAGAATCAAAAGATGCGCAAATTTATTAAAAAATGATTTGAGGTGTTTTTATGGGTAA